The window CCGGAAGGGACCCGGTCTTCGTCCGCACGCGGCGCTTGGCATGATGTCTCCGGTCGAGTTCGGAGCTCGACGGACACCGACGGCGGCGGCGCGAGTCCGGTCGGTCGGCTCCACCGAACCCCGGACACGTCGGAGCCTCCGCGGATACGAGGGCAATCACGTTCCGGCCGCGGGCGCACGGAAGAAGGCAGATCCGGGTCCCCGGGCAGACACGGAGTGCCTCGTGGATCGAGCGTCCGCGCGCTCGCCCATCGCTAGGATCGGCCCATGTCGACCTTCCCCGACGTGCGCTGGGGCTCGGAGGACTCGAGACTGCGCCGGCCTGTCGTCTGGTTCGGGAGTACCCACGTGGGCTCATGGGTGGTCCGAACCCTGACCCCCCTCGATCGGTTCGTCATCGAGCGGAGCCGTGGTCGCTACACCGCCCTCGGACCGCTCGGCGCGCCGATCATGTTGCTGACCACGACGGGCGCCGTCACGGGCCAGACCCGCACCACGCCGCTCTTGTTCGCCCGCGACGGGGACGACATCCTCGTGGCGGGGAGCAACTTCGGCCAGGAGAACCACCCGGCCTGGAGCAAGAACCTCCTGGTCCATGCCGACGCGCTCGTGACGATCGGGGGCGAGGTCGTACCGGTGACCGCGGAGCTGCTCACGGGGGACGAGGCGCATACGGGTTTCGAGAAGATGATCGACGTCGTCCCCGTGTACGCCGAGTACCGAAATCGGACGGACCGGGCCATCCGCGTCTTCCGGCTGTGCGCGCGCCCCACGGCCTGACGCCGAGAGCCCGCAGTCCACAGCTGCGCTCGATCGCCGGGTGGAGGACTATCGCTCCCGATCCCGGCGTCGGGACCACAGGGAACCGATCAACGCTCCGAATCCGACCAGGACCACGATCGGAACGAAGGTGGCGATCCACGCTCCGCTCTCCTGGACGATCTCTGCCTGCATCCCGCGCCGCCTCGCTCTTGGACCTGTTCCAGGCTAGCCCCTTCGACGCGGAAGGCCCTGGACGGACGGGAACGTGCCCGCGACTCGTCACGTGAAGACGGAGGACGCCGAGGACGAGGACGGAAACGCAGAGAGCGCGATGATCAGGTGTACCCCT of the Acidimicrobiales bacterium genome contains:
- a CDS encoding nitroreductase/quinone reductase family protein, producing the protein MSTFPDVRWGSEDSRLRRPVVWFGSTHVGSWVVRTLTPLDRFVIERSRGRYTALGPLGAPIMLLTTTGAVTGQTRTTPLLFARDGDDILVAGSNFGQENHPAWSKNLLVHADALVTIGGEVVPVTAELLTGDEAHTGFEKMIDVVPVYAEYRNRTDRAIRVFRLCARPTA